The sequence below is a genomic window from Thalassobaculum sp. OXR-137.
TCGGGCCGCAGCACGTAGCCGCGGCCGCGCACGGTCTGCAGGAAGCGGGGGAATTTCGGGTCCGGTTCGATCTTCCGGCGCAGGCGGGTGATCTGCACGTCGACGGTGCGCACGTTCCCGCCGCCGTCCGGCGCCTCGCCTTCGCCCTCGGCCAGGTCCTCCCGGCTGAACACCGTGCCGGGCGCCGCGGCGAAGACCGCCAGCAGCGCGCCTTCGGACTCGGTCAGCCGCACCGGCTCCTCGCCCCGCCACAGCATGTTGCGGACCGGGTCGAAGCGGAACTCGCCGAAGGTGATCTCGCCGACCGGTTCGGCCGGTACAGGCAGGAGAGCGGGCCGCGAGACCCGGCGCAGGATGGTTCGGATCCGCAGCACCAGTTCGCGCGGCTCGAACGGTTTGGTCAGATAGTCGTCGGCGCCGCTTTCCAGTCCGGCGATCCGGTCCGAGCTCTCCCCCATGGCGGTGAGCAGCAGGATCGGCACCTGGGATTCCTCCCGCAGCGCCCGGGTCAGGTCGACGCCATTCTCGCCCGGCATCATGACGTCGAGGACGATCAGGTCGAAGACCAGGCTCTGGAGCTGGGCGCGGGCGGCCGCCGCATCGGCGGCGACGGAGACCCGGAAGCCGTTCTCCATGAGGAAGCGGCGCAGCAGGTTGCGCAGACGGGCGTCGTCGTCGACGGCCAGGATATGAGGGGCTTCCTCGCGCACCGGCCTAGCGCTTGCCGCCGGCCACGTTGGCCCCGGACATCTTGTTGCCGACCCGCGCCACCGGCACATGGGTCGAGCTCCCGGAGACGTCGAACCGTTCGCGATCCGGCGCGTCGATGATCCCGTGCAGCACCAGCTTGAAGCCCTGGACCGCGTCGGCCCCCGCCTTGCGGAAGGCGTCGGCGATGCGCTCGCGCTGGTCGGCGGTGAGCCGGCGCTCCAGGTCCACGCCCTTCTGGGTCAGGGTCAGCAGCCGCTGCCTCCGGTCGCGCTCGCCCGGGGTCTGGGTGATGAACTCCTCCTCCACCAGGTGGCTGAGCACACGGCTCAGGCTCTGCTTGGTGATGCGCAGGATCTTCAGCAGCTCCGAGACGGTGATGCCCGGATTGCGGCCGACGAAATAGATCACCCGGTGGTGCGCCCGTCCGAGCCCGATCTCCGCCAGCATCTCGTCCGGTCCGCCGGTGAAGTCGCGATAGGCGAAGAACAGCATCTCAATCGCCTGGCGGAGCTCCTCCTCGCGCAGGAACAACGGATTCGCGACGCTTTTTACGTCAACCATGTTGACTTACTTTCTTCCGAATGTTAGTCGTTCGGCTTGATAAGGGTAACAATAGTACACGACTGTTGGGATTCGCGATGGTTTGTGACGGCGGAAACCCTTCGGCTTCAGGTAGGAAACGATACCATGTCCTTGATTCCATTCGATGATCGCGATGGCTCGATCTGGTTCGACGGCCAGCTCGTTCCGTGGCGCGAAGCCTCTGTGCACGTTCTTACTCACGGGCTGCATTATGCCAGTTCCGTCTTCGAGGGCGAACGCGTTTATGCCGGCAACATCTTCAAATCCCAGGAGCATACCGCCCGTCTGATCAAGTCGGCGGACACCCTGGACTTCGAGATCCCGTTCTCGGCCGCCGAGATCGAGACGGCCAAGCGCGCGGTCCTCGATTCCATGGGGATCGTCGACGGTTACATCCGTCCGGTCGCCTGGCGCGGCAGCGAGATGATGGGTGTGTCTGCCCAGCAGAACACCATTCATCTGGCGGTCGCTGCCTGGGAATGGCCGTCCTACTTCGATCCGGAAGCCAAGATGAAGGGCATCCGTCTGGCCCTGTCCAAGTGGCGCCGCCCGGCCCCTGAGACCGCTCCGGTCCATGCCAAGGCCGCCGGCCTGTACATGATCTGCACGCTGTCCAAGCACCGTGCCGAGAAGGACGGGTTCCACGACGCCATGATGCTGGACTACCGCGGCTACGTGGCCGAGGCGACCGGCGCCAACGTGTTCTTCGTGATGAAGGACGGCCGGGTCCACACCCCGACCCCGGACTGCTTCCTCAACGGCATCACCCGGCGCACCGTGATCGACCTGCTGAAGGCGCGCGGCGTCGAGGTGGTCGAGCGGCACATCATGCCGGAAGAGATGGCCGACGCCGAAGAGTGCTTCCTGACCGGCACGGCCGCCGAGGTGACCCCGGTCGGCTCTGTCGCCGACTACACCTTCACCCCGGGCGCGCTGACCCGCCAGATGGTCGAGGACTACGACGCCCTGGTCCGCCGGCCGGCTTCCGCCGCGGTCGCCGCCGAGTAAGCAGCACCCGCTGACCGAACCAGGAGACGGCCGCCTTCGGGCGGCCGTTTTCGTTTCTCTTGTCTCGTGAAGCTCTAGGGGCCCGGTTCCGGGACGGAACGGGGGGCGGGGGTGATGCGTTGCCCTGCAAATGTCGGGCGGCGGCCCGCAGCCCGGCCGAACCTGCAACGGGAGCGAGACGGCTATGAAACTGTCACATGGAACCTGGGTGATGGTGCTGGACGGCGAGAAGTACCTGCTGCTGCGCAACCGCGGCGACGCGGACATTCTCGACCTGCGCGTGGTCGAGCACGAAGAGATCGATAATCCGCCGACCCACGATCAGGGAACCGAGCAGCCGGGCCGCAAGGCCGATGCCGGGCTGGGGCGCAGTGCGGTCGAGCAGACCGACTGGCACGCGCTGGAAAAGGCCAATTTCGCCGGCGACGTGGCCGATCGGCTGAAGAACTGGGCCCTGAAGAACCGGTTCAAAGAGCTGCTCGTCTGTGCCGATCCGAGGACTCTCGGAACGATCCGTCCGAAGTATCACAGCGAGGTCTCGCGCCGGCTCATCGGGGAGATCGACAAGGACCTGACCTCCCTGCCGGTGGATGAAATCGAACGTATCGTCGGGGCCGCCTGACGGCCGGCAGCGGTGTCAGACCGCGTCTGCAAGGTCCGGCGCGGATTGCGGTGACGCCAGGGGCAGGCAGATCACCACGATGGTGCCTTCGCCCGGCGTGCTCTGGATCGACAGATTGCCACCGAAGGCCTCCACCAGCAGCTTGGTGATGGACAGGCCCAGGCCGGTTCCCTCGTGTTTGCGCGTATAGGCCGTCGCCACCTGCCCGAACGGCTGCAAGGCCAGTTCGATCTCGTCCGGCGCCATGCCGATCCCCTTGTCCGACACCCGGATTTCCACGGTCGTAGGCGAGATCATGGCCGCGTCGACGCGGGCCTCTGTGTTGGGGGCGGAGAATTTCACGGCATTGGACAGCAGATTGAGGATGATCTGGCGGAACTTCACCGGGTCGATCTCCACGACCGAGGGAACGTCGGCGGACACGCTGGACCGGATCCTGACGTCGCGGCGGCTGGCCGAGGCCGCGGCGACGGCGATGCATTCGGCGATCTCGGCGCGCAGATCGACAGGCTCGATAGACAGGTCGAAATGTCCGCTCTCCAGCTTCGCCACGTCGAGGATCTCGTTGACGATCGACAGCAGGTGCCGGCCGCTGGAGTTGATGTCGGCTGCGTAGGATTTGTAGCGCGGGTTCACCGGTCCGAACACCTCGCTGCCGATGACATCGGAGAAGCCGATGATCGCGTTCAGGGGCGTCCGCAGTTCGTGGCTCATATTGGCGACGAACTCGGACTTCATCTGATTGGCCGCCTCGGCTCGGTTGCGCTCGCGTTGGGTCATCTCGAGCGCTTCGGAGGTCTTGGCGATCTGGGTTCGCAGGTTGCGCTCCGTGAGGACCAGCTTCGCCAGCGCCGTTCGCAACGCCCGCAGCGGAAAGATGTCGACGCAGAAGAACACGGCCATGCCGAGTCCCGCGCCGATCAGGCTCATGACAGCCAGCAGTTTCAGAAACGGGAACAAGCTCCTGGTCACCGTGACGGTCCCCAGGGCCTGGTCGGCCATGACGATGGGGTGCGTCGCCGATTGGGTAACCGTGCCTTGCCCATCGCCGATGCGCGCGATCTCCTCTCCGTCGGCGACGCGCACGATCTGCTGGGTGTCGGAATCCGGGGCCAGGGGACCGAGGAGGCGATGACCGTTGTAGCGCCACGACGGTCCCTGGATGTAGGCGAACTTTGCGAGGCTCTCGGCAGCGATATGGGCCTGCCGCTCCAGCATCCTGTCTTGGCCGAGGTAGGCTGTGATCCCGAAAACCGTCGGGAAGGCGACGGCGGTCGCCGTCCCGACCGCCAGAGACAGGATTCGGACAATCCTGCGAACCCGCCTGTATGAGTGTGTGGTTTCCATCCGGAGGGACTTCTTCGGACCGAACCCGGTTACTTCACCGGCACGGCTTCTCGATCCGCCATGATCCTCAGCCCATCCCCGGATCGCAGAAAATCCAGGAAGCCGGTCGCTGCCGGCGACGGGCCCCGGAGTTTGACGAAACACACCTGAAGCGGGAAGGGATACGCGCCCGTCGCGGCGTCGGCGGCGGTCGGCGCCCGGCCGTCGATCGGGACGACGTTGAGATCCAGTTGCTCGCTGCGGATCTGCAGCAGGGTCGTGATCGCGAACGAGCCGGCAATCCTGGCCGCCAGGGCGGCGTTCTCCTGGTCCGTCTTGCCGATGGCGATCCCCCGGCGCGTGAAGGCCCGGTCGAAGGCCTGCTGCAGGTCAGGCACCCGGGAGGCGAGATAGGGATGCTCGGATCCGCTATGGGGCCTCAGAATGACCTTCAACGGCGTTCCATCCGCCCAAGTGGGTGCGGGATCCCTGTAGATTGCCGGCAGATCTCTGACCGCGATGCTGTTGGGGGCAGGGTGGGAGGTGGCGAAGACCAGGGCAGTGATCAGACACAGGGTAACGTCCAGGCCTCCGGCAGTTTCCCGGCTCGTCAGCGGGCGACCGGCAAGACCGATATCGATGGCGCCGTCGGCCAGGGCCTGCATGCCGCCGGTCGAACCCATGCTGGGCAGGACCTCCACCCCCACGCCCGGTGTCTGGGCGGTGTAAGCGCGCCCGAGATCTCGGGCGAGTGCCAGCCCCATGCCGGTGCCGCCGATACGGATGGTGGATTCAGCTCGGGCTGACTGGAAGGCGGAGGCTGCCAGAATCAGCACCAGAGAGGCGAGTGCGCCGAGCCCGCCATGCCTCATACGGAAATCTGTCACCAAATCCTCCTCGCCATGGCCGACCCGGTCTGCGGGGGCGTAGGAAGAATACAGCGATTTAGATTTAGTTTTAATTAATTCCCGTAAACCAACTCGGGGCGTTGGTTCACGCCGTGGCCGGCAGCAGGTCGTCCGCGTAGACGTCGTCCACGTCGACGATGGCATAGGCGCTCGGATCGGCGAACAGCGCGCGCAGGGCGGCGTTGTTGATCTGGTGGCCGGCCTTCACCGCATCCACATGGCCGATCAGCGGCGCACCGGCCAGATACAGGTCGCCGACGCAGTCCAGCACCTTGTGGCGCACGAACTCGTCCTTGAAGCGCAGGCCGCCTTCGTTCAGCACCGTGTCGCCGTCGATGACGACCGCGTTGTCCAGGCTGCCGCCGCGGGCGAGGCCGTTGGCCTGCAAATACTCGACCTCGTGCAGAAAGCCGAAGGTGCGGGCCTGGGCGATCTCGTGGCGGAAGGTGCCGTTGACCATCTCCACGCCGAGCGAGGCATGGCCGATCGCCTTGCTGTCGAAGTCGATCTCGAAGTCGATAGCGTAGCTGTCGGCCGGGCTCAGCGTGACCCGCTTGCCGTCCATGTCCACCGTCACCGGCTTACGGATCTCGATGGCGCGGCGCGGCGCGTCCTGTTCGGCGATGCCGGCGCAGTCGATCAGGAAGACGAAGGGCTCAGACGACCCGTCCATGATCGCGACTTCCGAGCCGTCGATCTCCACCAGCGCGTTGTCGATCTCGCAGCCGGCGAAGGCAGCCATCAGGTGCTCGACCGTGCCGACGCGCACATCGTCCTCATTGGCGATGACGGTGCACAGGCGGGTATCGACCACGTTGTCGTAGCGTGCCGCGATGAACGGGTTGCGGTCCTGGATGTCGGTGCGGTGGAAGACGATGCCGTGATTGATCGGCGCAGGGCAGAGACGCATGGTGATCTGCGTGCCCGAGTGGAGCCCGACCCCGCGACACGGGATGGCCCGCTTGAGCGTCTTCTGACGGGACGCTGCGGCGTATCCTGGAAATCGTGTCGCCATGATCACTGTCGAGCCTCAATCATTCCATGTTCTAGGTCTACTTCCGTATCCCAAGCGGACAAAAAGCGACCCCGGTAGATTTAGCAATCCGACCGGGGTCGCGGAAGTCACTCTTTGTTACAGACTGTTACCGAAATTACAGCGCTGTATCAAAGAGTTATAGGGCGATGCTCAATTGGCCTGACGACGCAGGAAGGCCGGAATGTCGAGCATCTCGTCTTCGTTCTGGCTGGCCCGCACCCGATCGCCGGGGTTGAGCGCGCCGAGACGCGGCTGGGCGGCCTGAGCCGGCGCCGGACGCTGGGCCTGCTGCGGCTGCGGGGCCGGGGCCTCCGCCGGCTTGTCGTTCTTCAGGCCGAGCCCGGTGATCTGCCGGAACAGACCGGCGCTGCGGGACTTCGGAGCCGCGTCGGCGGCTTCGGCCCGGGTGGCGTTGACCATGTCGCTGCCGCGGAACGGGTCCGCCGCCTTCGGGGTCATGTCCGGACGACGCTGCGGCACCGTCGAGGCGGTCGGCCGGAAGGCGTCGGGAGCGACCTTCGCCACGGCCGGGGCCGCCGCGTCGACGATCTCGACCTTCTCGATCCCGGTCTCCTCCTGATCGTCCTCGGCGGAGTCCAGAGACGCCACCTCGGCGAAGTCGTCGGCATCCGGGAAGGACAGCTCGCCGATGCCGCTCTCGGCCTGACGGGTGATGTCCAGGGTGGACATGGACGCGGCCGGCTTCGGGGCCGGGGCCATCGGGGCGGCCTCGGCGCGGATCGCGGTCTCCGGCATGGGCTCCGGCTCCGGCTGCTTGACCGGGCGCGGGGTGACGACCGAGAGCTGCGGACGCGGCTTGGCGACCTGGCCTTCGGCGGCGATTCCGGTGGCGACCACGGAGACCCGCATCACCCCTTCCATCTTCTCGTCGAAGGTGGAGCCGAAGATGATGTTGGCGTCGCTGTCCACTTCCTCGCGGATGCGGTTGGCCGCCTCGTCGACCTCGAACAGGGTCATGTCGAAGCCGCCGGTGATGTTGATCAGCACGCCCTTCGCACCCTTCATGGAGGCGTCTTCCAGGAGCGGGTTGTTGATCGCGGCCTCGGCGGCGTCGATGGCGCGCTTCTCGCCGCTGGCCTCGCCGGTGCCCATCATCGCCTTGCCCATCTCGCTCATGACCGTGCGGATATCCGCGAAGTCGAGGTTGATCAGGCCCGGCATGACCATCAGGTCGGTGACGCCGCGCACACCGGAGTGCAGCACGTCGTCCGCCATGTTGAAGGCGTCCGCGAAGGTCGTCTTCTCGTTGGCGATCCGGAACAGGTTCTGGTTCGGGATAATGATCAGCGTGTCGACGTAGCTGGTCAGCTCCTCGATGCCGCCCTCGGCCAGGCGCATGCGGTGATGGCCTTCGAAGTGGAACGGCTTGGTGACCACGCCGACGGTCAGGATGCCGCGCTCGCGCGCCGCCCGGGCGATGACCGGGGCCGCACCGGTGCCGGTGC
It includes:
- a CDS encoding response regulator — its product is MREEAPHILAVDDDARLRNLLRRFLMENGFRVSVAADAAAARAQLQSLVFDLIVLDVMMPGENGVDLTRALREESQVPILLLTAMGESSDRIAGLESGADDYLTKPFEPRELVLRIRTILRRVSRPALLPVPAEPVGEITFGEFRFDPVRNMLWRGEEPVRLTESEGALLAVFAAAPGTVFSREDLAEGEGEAPDGGGNVRTVDVQITRLRRKIEPDPKFPRFLQTVRGRGYVLRPDS
- a CDS encoding MarR family transcriptional regulator, with translation MVDVKSVANPLFLREEELRQAIEMLFFAYRDFTGGPDEMLAEIGLGRAHHRVIYFVGRNPGITVSELLKILRITKQSLSRVLSHLVEEEFITQTPGERDRRQRLLTLTQKGVDLERRLTADQRERIADAFRKAGADAVQGFKLVLHGIIDAPDRERFDVSGSSTHVPVARVGNKMSGANVAGGKR
- a CDS encoding branched-chain amino acid aminotransferase, which produces MSLIPFDDRDGSIWFDGQLVPWREASVHVLTHGLHYASSVFEGERVYAGNIFKSQEHTARLIKSADTLDFEIPFSAAEIETAKRAVLDSMGIVDGYIRPVAWRGSEMMGVSAQQNTIHLAVAAWEWPSYFDPEAKMKGIRLALSKWRRPAPETAPVHAKAAGLYMICTLSKHRAEKDGFHDAMMLDYRGYVAEATGANVFFVMKDGRVHTPTPDCFLNGITRRTVIDLLKARGVEVVERHIMPEEMADAEECFLTGTAAEVTPVGSVADYTFTPGALTRQMVEDYDALVRRPASAAVAAE
- a CDS encoding host attachment family protein yields the protein MKLSHGTWVMVLDGEKYLLLRNRGDADILDLRVVEHEEIDNPPTHDQGTEQPGRKADAGLGRSAVEQTDWHALEKANFAGDVADRLKNWALKNRFKELLVCADPRTLGTIRPKYHSEVSRRLIGEIDKDLTSLPVDEIERIVGAA
- a CDS encoding sensor histidine kinase, which encodes MLERQAHIAAESLAKFAYIQGPSWRYNGHRLLGPLAPDSDTQQIVRVADGEEIARIGDGQGTVTQSATHPIVMADQALGTVTVTRSLFPFLKLLAVMSLIGAGLGMAVFFCVDIFPLRALRTALAKLVLTERNLRTQIAKTSEALEMTQRERNRAEAANQMKSEFVANMSHELRTPLNAIIGFSDVIGSEVFGPVNPRYKSYAADINSSGRHLLSIVNEILDVAKLESGHFDLSIEPVDLRAEIAECIAVAAASASRRDVRIRSSVSADVPSVVEIDPVKFRQIILNLLSNAVKFSAPNTEARVDAAMISPTTVEIRVSDKGIGMAPDEIELALQPFGQVATAYTRKHEGTGLGLSITKLLVEAFGGNLSIQSTPGEGTIVVICLPLASPQSAPDLADAV
- a CDS encoding substrate-binding domain-containing protein, coding for MTDFRMRHGGLGALASLVLILAASAFQSARAESTIRIGGTGMGLALARDLGRAYTAQTPGVGVEVLPSMGSTGGMQALADGAIDIGLAGRPLTSRETAGGLDVTLCLITALVFATSHPAPNSIAVRDLPAIYRDPAPTWADGTPLKVILRPHSGSEHPYLASRVPDLQQAFDRAFTRRGIAIGKTDQENAALAARIAGSFAITTLLQIRSEQLDLNVVPIDGRAPTAADAATGAYPFPLQVCFVKLRGPSPAATGFLDFLRSGDGLRIMADREAVPVK
- the lpxC gene encoding UDP-3-O-acyl-N-acetylglucosamine deacetylase; translated protein: MATRFPGYAAASRQKTLKRAIPCRGVGLHSGTQITMRLCPAPINHGIVFHRTDIQDRNPFIAARYDNVVDTRLCTVIANEDDVRVGTVEHLMAAFAGCEIDNALVEIDGSEVAIMDGSSEPFVFLIDCAGIAEQDAPRRAIEIRKPVTVDMDGKRVTLSPADSYAIDFEIDFDSKAIGHASLGVEMVNGTFRHEIAQARTFGFLHEVEYLQANGLARGGSLDNAVVIDGDTVLNEGGLRFKDEFVRHKVLDCVGDLYLAGAPLIGHVDAVKAGHQINNAALRALFADPSAYAIVDVDDVYADDLLPATA
- the ftsZ gene encoding cell division protein FtsZ; translated protein: MTINITVPNEDNELAPNITVVGVGGAGCNAVNNMISANLGGVNFISTNTDAQALKQSMAERRIQLGAEVTQGLGAGSRPDVGRAAAEESIEEILDALNGANMCFITAGMGGGTGTGAAPVIARAARERGILTVGVVTKPFHFEGHHRMRLAEGGIEELTSYVDTLIIIPNQNLFRIANEKTTFADAFNMADDVLHSGVRGVTDLMVMPGLINLDFADIRTVMSEMGKAMMGTGEASGEKRAIDAAEAAINNPLLEDASMKGAKGVLINITGGFDMTLFEVDEAANRIREEVDSDANIIFGSTFDEKMEGVMRVSVVATGIAAEGQVAKPRPQLSVVTPRPVKQPEPEPMPETAIRAEAAPMAPAPKPAASMSTLDITRQAESGIGELSFPDADDFAEVASLDSAEDDQEETGIEKVEIVDAAAPAVAKVAPDAFRPTASTVPQRRPDMTPKAADPFRGSDMVNATRAEAADAAPKSRSAGLFRQITGLGLKNDKPAEAPAPQPQQAQRPAPAQAAQPRLGALNPGDRVRASQNEDEMLDIPAFLRRQAN